A single window of Rhodococcus jostii RHA1 DNA harbors:
- a CDS encoding ornithine cyclodeaminase family protein, giving the protein MTLILSHSDVAGLIDRAEVFAAVERAHADLAAGRAFAPAPPAMTLQSAAFIPMVAAATSAGAAAVKMLVDLPGNAARGLPVQRSAVLVTSADTGECEALLDGRLITAVRTAAASAVATQHLARRGSRVLGLVGAGTLAVEHARAITRVSDVETVLVWSRSDATVEEFRSRTEDLGISVKPMDSPEAVTRSSDVLCTLTPSRDPIVRGAWFGEGLHVNAVGAPPRADHREVDGEGMRRARVVVDSVATTMTKSGETLLALAEGAIIEDDVAVELGDVIAGRTVARTSDRDITLYNSVGIGLQDLAAARILIDRARERGVGTEVDLSR; this is encoded by the coding sequence GTGACACTGATCCTTTCCCACTCCGACGTGGCCGGCCTCATCGACCGCGCCGAGGTGTTCGCCGCGGTGGAACGGGCGCACGCCGACCTGGCCGCGGGCAGGGCGTTTGCACCCGCCCCACCCGCTATGACCCTGCAGTCCGCGGCGTTCATCCCGATGGTCGCGGCGGCGACCTCGGCCGGCGCGGCCGCGGTGAAGATGCTCGTCGATCTTCCCGGCAACGCCGCCCGCGGTCTGCCCGTGCAACGTTCGGCCGTGCTCGTGACGTCCGCGGACACCGGCGAGTGCGAGGCGCTCCTCGACGGCCGCCTGATCACCGCCGTGCGCACCGCCGCCGCCAGCGCCGTGGCCACGCAACACCTCGCGCGCCGAGGCAGCCGGGTGCTGGGATTGGTGGGCGCCGGGACCCTCGCCGTCGAACACGCCCGGGCGATCACCCGGGTGTCGGACGTCGAGACGGTGCTGGTGTGGTCGCGCTCGGACGCAACGGTCGAGGAATTCCGCAGCCGGACAGAGGATCTCGGAATCTCGGTCAAGCCGATGGACTCGCCCGAGGCGGTCACCCGGTCTTCCGACGTTCTCTGCACACTCACACCGTCGAGGGACCCGATCGTGCGGGGAGCCTGGTTCGGCGAAGGCTTGCACGTCAACGCCGTGGGCGCGCCGCCGCGCGCGGACCACCGGGAGGTCGACGGCGAGGGCATGCGGCGTGCCCGCGTGGTCGTCGACTCGGTGGCCACCACGATGACCAAATCGGGGGAGACGCTGCTGGCGCTCGCCGAGGGCGCGATCATCGAGGACGACGTCGCCGTGGAGTTGGGCGACGTCATCGCGGGCCGCACCGTCGCCCGCACATCCGATCGGGACATCACGCTGTACAACTCCGTCGGGATCGGCCTCCAGGACCTCGCCGCGGCGCGCATACTGATCGACAGAGCCCGGGAACGGGGCGTCGGAACAGAAGTGGATCTGAGTCGATGA
- the serC gene encoding phosphoserine transaminase, protein MTSTPIIPADLLPADGRFGCGPSKVRPEQLQSLVEVGSSVFGTSHRQKPVKDVVASVRSGLADLFSLPEGYEVVLGNGGTTAFWDAAAFGLIREKSLHLTNGEFSSKFASVAKNNPFIGDPIVVSADPGSAPEPVSDPSVDLIGWAHNETSTGVAIPVSRPAGSENALIAIDATSGAGGLPVNVADADVYYFAPQKCFAADGGLWIALMSPKALERVAEIKDSGRWTPDFLSLPIAVDNSSKDQTYNTPALATLLLLANQIDWLNGKGGLDWATSRTADSSSRLYQWAEASEYATPFVTDPAHRSQVVGTIDFDDKIDAAQVAKILRANGVVDTEPYRKLGRNQLRVGMFPAIDPEDVSQLTKSIDWVVSQLG, encoded by the coding sequence ATGACCTCCACACCGATCATCCCCGCAGACCTCCTGCCCGCCGACGGACGCTTCGGCTGCGGACCGTCCAAGGTTCGGCCCGAACAGCTGCAGTCGCTGGTCGAGGTGGGCTCCTCGGTGTTCGGCACCAGCCACCGCCAGAAGCCTGTCAAGGACGTCGTCGCCAGCGTGCGGTCCGGCCTCGCCGATCTGTTCTCCCTGCCCGAGGGCTACGAGGTGGTGCTCGGCAACGGCGGCACCACCGCGTTCTGGGATGCGGCCGCGTTCGGCCTGATCCGGGAGAAGTCGCTGCACCTCACGAACGGTGAGTTCAGCTCCAAGTTCGCGTCGGTCGCGAAGAACAACCCGTTCATCGGCGACCCGATCGTCGTCTCCGCCGACCCGGGCAGTGCGCCCGAGCCGGTCTCCGATCCGTCCGTCGACCTCATCGGCTGGGCGCACAACGAGACGTCCACCGGTGTCGCGATCCCCGTCTCGCGTCCCGCGGGCTCGGAGAATGCGCTCATCGCCATCGACGCCACGTCCGGCGCCGGCGGCCTGCCGGTGAACGTCGCCGACGCCGACGTGTACTACTTCGCCCCGCAGAAGTGCTTCGCCGCCGACGGTGGCCTGTGGATCGCACTGATGAGCCCGAAGGCGCTCGAGCGCGTCGCGGAGATCAAGGACTCGGGTCGCTGGACCCCCGACTTCCTGTCGCTGCCCATCGCCGTGGACAACAGCTCCAAGGACCAGACGTACAACACCCCGGCGCTCGCGACGCTGCTGCTGCTCGCCAACCAGATCGACTGGCTGAACGGCAAGGGCGGCCTCGACTGGGCCACCTCGCGTACCGCCGATTCGTCCTCGCGCCTGTACCAGTGGGCCGAGGCCAGCGAATACGCCACCCCGTTCGTCACCGATCCCGCTCACCGCTCGCAGGTGGTCGGCACCATCGACTTCGACGACAAGATCGACGCGGCCCAGGTGGCGAAGATCCTGCGCGCCAACGGCGTCGTCGACACCGAGCCGTACCGCAAGCTGGGCCGCAACCAGCTGCGTGTCGGCATGTTCCCGGCGATCGATCCCGAGGACGTCTCGCAGCTCACCAAGAGCATCGACTGGGTCGTCTCGCAGCTCGGCTGA
- a CDS encoding nucleoside deaminase, with amino-acid sequence MSQSDVDDVDLAHLRRAIELADETGDAGNRPFGAVAVGADGHVISEGANSVATSADVTEHAELDAITTACGEGRTGDLVGATMYASGEPCPMCSAAMVWAGITRVVYAASSADFSRILPDGPRFTLGCSDVLESASVEIEVSGPHLGDEALAPFHRFLDTD; translated from the coding sequence ATGAGCCAAAGCGATGTCGACGACGTGGACCTAGCGCACCTGCGGCGAGCCATCGAACTCGCCGACGAGACGGGCGACGCGGGCAACAGACCGTTCGGTGCGGTGGCGGTCGGGGCCGACGGTCACGTGATCAGCGAGGGCGCCAACTCCGTCGCGACGTCCGCCGACGTCACCGAGCATGCGGAACTCGACGCGATCACCACCGCCTGCGGTGAGGGACGAACCGGCGACCTCGTCGGCGCCACCATGTACGCCAGCGGCGAGCCGTGCCCGATGTGCAGTGCGGCGATGGTGTGGGCCGGCATCACGCGGGTGGTCTACGCGGCGTCGTCCGCGGACTTCTCCCGGATACTCCCGGACGGTCCACGGTTCACTCTGGGCTGCTCCGACGTACTCGAATCCGCGAGCGTCGAGATCGAGGTCAGCGGACCGCATCTCGGCGACGAGGCGCTCGCACCGTTCCACCGCTTCCTCGACACGGACTGA